The following are from one region of the Paenibacillus sabinae T27 genome:
- a CDS encoding BMP family ABC transporter substrate-binding protein, with protein sequence MKQRGRAFKLSFMLLFVLAIVLAGCGGNNTGGNAGASSEPAATATAGASAGASAQPSGEKPKVAFVYIGPPGDGGYTYQHDQGRKAMEQELGIKADTVENVPEGPDAERIITELAQSHDIVFTTSFGYMDQTLNVANKFPNVKFDHASGFKTAGNMGTYFGKNYQASYLTGIAAGKMTKKNHLGYVGAFPISEVIYNLNAFTLGAQSVNPDIKVDVVWTNTWYDPTTERQAAISLLDKGADVLLAYQDSPATLQAAAERGAFAGGNDSDMKKFAPDNYLTNPVWNWGPYYTKTVKSVMDGTWTNEQYSGDMADGMVDLAPFGNKVPEDVQKLVADAKAKIVSGELNVFTGPIKDNQGNEKVPAGKSLTLEEVLGMDWLAQGVVGPLPK encoded by the coding sequence ATGAAACAAAGGGGTCGGGCATTCAAATTGAGCTTCATGCTGCTGTTTGTGCTTGCAATTGTGCTTGCAGGCTGCGGCGGCAACAATACGGGAGGTAACGCGGGAGCGTCCTCAGAGCCGGCAGCTACGGCGACGGCGGGAGCTTCTGCAGGCGCGTCGGCGCAGCCGTCCGGAGAGAAACCGAAGGTAGCATTCGTATACATCGGGCCTCCAGGCGACGGCGGTTATACTTATCAGCATGATCAAGGTCGCAAAGCCATGGAGCAAGAACTTGGCATTAAAGCCGATACTGTTGAAAATGTTCCTGAAGGACCTGACGCTGAGCGCATTATTACCGAGCTCGCGCAAAGTCATGACATTGTCTTCACAACAAGCTTTGGTTACATGGACCAAACGCTGAACGTAGCGAATAAATTCCCGAACGTCAAGTTCGACCATGCTTCCGGCTTCAAGACAGCCGGCAACATGGGCACTTACTTCGGCAAGAACTACCAGGCGAGCTATCTGACGGGTATTGCCGCAGGCAAAATGACCAAGAAAAATCATCTTGGCTATGTCGGCGCATTTCCGATCAGCGAGGTTATCTACAACCTTAATGCTTTTACGCTTGGCGCGCAAAGTGTAAATCCGGACATCAAGGTCGACGTCGTATGGACGAACACATGGTACGATCCGACGACCGAGCGCCAGGCGGCGATCAGCTTGCTGGATAAAGGCGCCGACGTGCTGCTTGCGTACCAGGATTCCCCTGCAACTCTGCAGGCTGCCGCGGAACGCGGAGCTTTTGCGGGCGGCAACGACTCCGATATGAAGAAGTTCGCACCGGACAACTATTTGACGAACCCGGTATGGAACTGGGGACCATACTACACGAAGACGGTTAAATCCGTTATGGACGGAACCTGGACAAATGAACAGTATTCCGGCGATATGGCTGACGGCATGGTGGATCTGGCTCCATTCGGCAACAAGGTTCCCGAGGATGTTCAGAAGCTTGTTGCGGATGCCAAAGCGAAGATCGTCAGCGGCGAGCTGAATGTCTTCACGGGCCCAATCAAGGATAACCAGGGCAATGAGAAAGTACCGGCAGGAAAGAGTCTTACGCTTGAAGAGGTGCTGGGTATGGATTGGCTGGCTCAAGGCGTAGTAGGACCGCTTCCTAAATAA
- a CDS encoding FAD binding domain-containing protein encodes MEALRDEPLWTPAVHRPRSLHEAWELKRTLGADGVYVSGSTLLRTQWEAGTVAMPKALIDLRGINGLSDIDEDGGRLSIGALADLSRCRRNAALGQTAPAVQEAVRCIAAPAVRNLATIGGNIAAGVGDCLPALLVCDAELTVFDGKFQSRRRMEDWLAERWSGTLPPEEILTGLWLAPPAGPSGNRRIEIFRKVGRREAFTPSLVTVAIGGFIDSEGRLSGVKIAAGGGSGRPQRLSRAEALLEGADIGPELLASVYEAVFSQFDTYGDPFVTVEYKKKTAGNLLVAELWKALEENAGK; translated from the coding sequence ATGGAAGCTTTGCGTGACGAGCCGCTGTGGACGCCGGCTGTTCATCGGCCCCGCAGCCTGCATGAGGCATGGGAGCTGAAACGGACGCTCGGCGCGGATGGCGTCTATGTCTCCGGAAGCACTCTGCTGCGGACGCAGTGGGAAGCCGGAACGGTCGCCATGCCGAAGGCGCTGATCGATTTGCGAGGGATTAATGGCCTCTCGGATATTGATGAAGATGGCGGAAGGCTATCCATCGGCGCCCTTGCCGACTTGTCCCGGTGCCGGCGAAACGCCGCGCTGGGACAAACGGCGCCCGCCGTTCAGGAGGCGGTCCGCTGCATCGCCGCTCCGGCGGTGCGCAATCTGGCGACGATTGGCGGCAATATCGCAGCTGGCGTCGGCGATTGTCTTCCCGCGCTGCTTGTCTGCGATGCGGAGCTGACCGTTTTTGACGGCAAGTTCCAGAGCCGCAGGCGGATGGAGGATTGGCTGGCCGAACGGTGGAGCGGAACGCTTCCGCCAGAGGAAATCCTGACGGGGCTATGGCTTGCGCCCCCAGCAGGTCCTTCGGGAAACAGGCGGATTGAGATCTTCCGCAAAGTCGGCCGAAGGGAAGCGTTCACGCCATCGCTGGTTACAGTGGCGATAGGGGGTTTTATTGACAGTGAGGGGCGCCTCAGCGGCGTGAAGATCGCGGCTGGAGGAGGAAGCGGCCGCCCGCAGCGGCTTAGCCGAGCTGAAGCGCTGCTGGAAGGGGCCGATATCGGTCCGGAGCTGCTGGCTTCGGTATACGAGGCGGTATTCTCGCAGTTTGATACTTACGGTGATCCTTTTGTGACGGTGGAATATAAGAAAAAGACAGCAGGCAATCTTCTTGTTGCTGAGCTATGGAAGGCTTTGGAAGAAAACGCTGGAAAATAA
- a CDS encoding (2Fe-2S)-binding protein, translating to MLNQPNSAESGRSGEAGEKLIKLTCRINGQPVTAEVPPSRRLLTVLREELGLTGTKRSCEIGRCGACMVLLDGRPVNSCLTMAYQCEGAEITTIEGLSSGGLHPVQQAFLEEGGFQCGYCTPGMVVSVVALLAENPKPSPEEIKEALSGNLCRCTGYGGIIRAVNKAIEKGVG from the coding sequence ATGCTGAACCAACCGAATTCCGCTGAATCAGGCCGTTCGGGCGAAGCCGGGGAGAAGCTGATCAAGCTTACCTGCCGCATCAACGGTCAGCCGGTGACTGCCGAGGTTCCGCCTTCGAGGCGTCTTCTGACAGTGCTGCGCGAAGAGCTCGGGCTTACCGGCACGAAGCGTTCCTGCGAGATTGGGCGCTGCGGCGCCTGTATGGTGCTGCTCGACGGCCGTCCGGTCAATTCCTGTCTGACGATGGCCTACCAATGCGAGGGAGCCGAGATCACGACGATTGAAGGCTTGAGCAGCGGCGGATTGCATCCGGTGCAGCAGGCTTTTTTGGAGGAAGGCGGTTTTCAATGCGGTTATTGTACGCCAGGGATGGTGGTTTCGGTGGTCGCCCTGCTTGCGGAAAATCCGAAGCCGTCCCCGGAAGAGATTAAAGAGGCGCTGTCAGGCAATTTATGCCGGTGCACCGGATATGGCGGCATTATACGGGCCGTAAACAAAGCAATTGAAAAAGGAGTAGGATAA
- a CDS encoding allantoinase, which yields MSDSYELIIKNGLAVLPGEVVKLDIGITGGKIAALETDIEAGPDTAVLDAEGQYVLPGMIDMHVHFNEPSFGHWEGFRTGSASLAAGGCTTYADMPLNGNPPTVNLPALRLKAEMAAGHSAVDYALWGGLVPGNLDNLEELWSEGVTGFKAFISNPGGEGEGRFREVDDETLYQGMKKIAALGGILALHAESDEMTAVLAAEAVREGRTGARDFAASRPAQAELEAVARALLYAERTGCRLHFVHISTAAALEMIQEAKLRGQDVSAETCPHYLILTEDDMESMGPVAKCAPPLRSAEEREKLWKALEEGKVDLIASDHSPCPPELKLAPGLSFFEAWGGISGAQSSLELMFHEGVNKRKLPVTLISRLLSRFPAERFGLSGRKGSIALGMDADLAVLNPDMSYTLAASDLLYRHRHSPYAGMDLSCRVTSTLCRGKIVYTLKQGVISPDGGEWIQTGEGQPVL from the coding sequence ATGAGCGATTCTTATGAATTGATAATAAAAAATGGTCTGGCGGTCCTCCCCGGGGAGGTCGTGAAGCTCGATATTGGCATAACCGGCGGCAAAATCGCGGCACTGGAAACCGATATCGAAGCCGGACCGGATACGGCCGTCCTTGATGCCGAAGGTCAGTATGTACTCCCCGGCATGATCGACATGCATGTCCATTTTAACGAGCCGTCGTTTGGCCATTGGGAAGGCTTCCGAACCGGATCGGCGTCGCTCGCGGCTGGAGGCTGTACTACATATGCCGATATGCCGCTGAACGGCAATCCGCCGACGGTGAACCTGCCCGCTCTCCGCCTGAAAGCCGAAATGGCCGCTGGTCATTCCGCAGTCGATTACGCGCTGTGGGGCGGACTTGTGCCGGGCAATCTGGACAATCTGGAGGAGCTGTGGTCGGAAGGCGTCACCGGTTTCAAGGCTTTTATCTCGAATCCTGGAGGCGAGGGCGAAGGACGCTTTCGCGAGGTGGACGACGAGACCCTGTACCAGGGGATGAAAAAGATCGCCGCGCTCGGCGGCATTCTGGCACTGCATGCGGAGAGCGACGAGATGACGGCGGTCCTTGCGGCGGAAGCCGTTCGCGAGGGACGGACGGGAGCGCGCGATTTTGCGGCTTCCCGGCCGGCACAGGCGGAGCTTGAGGCCGTAGCCCGGGCGCTGCTGTACGCGGAGCGGACGGGATGCCGGCTGCATTTTGTCCATATCAGCACTGCCGCTGCGCTCGAGATGATTCAGGAAGCCAAATTGCGGGGTCAGGATGTCTCGGCGGAAACCTGCCCGCATTATTTGATATTGACAGAAGACGACATGGAAAGCATGGGACCGGTGGCCAAATGTGCGCCTCCGCTGCGGAGCGCCGAAGAGCGGGAGAAGCTGTGGAAGGCACTGGAGGAAGGAAAGGTCGATCTCATCGCATCCGACCATTCGCCATGTCCTCCCGAGCTGAAGCTTGCCCCCGGGCTGTCCTTCTTTGAAGCCTGGGGCGGGATTTCCGGGGCGCAGAGCAGTTTGGAGCTGATGTTCCACGAAGGGGTGAACAAGCGCAAGCTTCCGGTTACGCTGATTTCCCGCCTGCTCTCGAGATTTCCGGCAGAGCGCTTCGGATTGTCCGGCCGCAAAGGCTCCATTGCTCTCGGGATGGACGCCGATCTGGCGGTGCTGAACCCGGATATGTCGTATACCCTTGCCGCTTCGGATTTGCTGTACCGTCACCGGCATAGCCCGTATGCCGGCATGGATCTGTCCTGCAGGGTAACCTCCACTCTCTGCAGGGGCAAGATTGTGTACACCCTTAAGCAAGGCGTCATTTCCCCTGACGGCGGAGAGTGGATTCAAACCGGCGAAGGGCAGCCGGTCTTATGA
- the uraD gene encoding 2-oxo-4-hydroxy-4-carboxy-5-ureidoimidazoline decarboxylase has protein sequence MAIPASPLTLSEINGMNNEEFVETLGGIFEHSPWVAESAYTSRPFGSVGELHDAMTEAVRSASQEKTLSLLRAHPDLATRLQVTPLSAAEQKGAGLDRLTPEEFELLSDLNKKYTEKFHFPFILAVRGKNKDDIIQSISERVNLPAEEEWNRALFEIGKITRFRLDDLLTK, from the coding sequence ATGGCAATCCCCGCTTCACCTCTTACGCTTTCAGAAATCAACGGAATGAACAACGAAGAGTTTGTGGAGACGCTTGGCGGTATTTTTGAGCATTCACCGTGGGTTGCCGAATCGGCTTACACTTCCCGTCCTTTCGGATCGGTTGGCGAACTGCATGATGCGATGACGGAAGCTGTCCGAAGCGCGAGCCAAGAGAAGACGCTGTCGTTGCTGCGGGCTCACCCCGATCTTGCGACCAGACTTCAGGTTACGCCGCTGTCGGCTGCGGAGCAGAAAGGCGCAGGGCTTGACCGGCTAACCCCGGAGGAATTCGAATTGTTAAGCGATTTGAACAAGAAGTATACCGAGAAGTTTCATTTTCCATTCATTCTGGCCGTCCGCGGCAAAAATAAAGACGATATCATCCAATCCATCAGCGAGCGTGTTAACCTTCCGGCTGAGGAGGAATGGAACCGCGCGTTGTTTGAAATCGGCAAAATTACGAGATTCCGCCTTGATGATCTGCTAACGAAATAA
- a CDS encoding ABC transporter ATP-binding protein, whose protein sequence is MQEYSVEMRGIVKRFGSVTASDQVDFSANAGEIHALLGENGAGKSTVMSMLSGVYRADEGEILIHGKPAKIRSPKDAGLLGVGMVFQNFRLVQTLTAAENIVLGEKSSFWRGRNWIKNKHKEIEELAERFGLKFPVDRPIWQLSVGEQQRVEIVKTLYRGADIIILDEPTSVLTPGEVEGLFNTLRRMKQEGKTVIMTTHKMKEVMASSDRISVMRKGKMIATLATKDTDERELARLMVGREVVIERQEREATQGEDLLDVRNLSVYADHGRKALDGLSLSVRKGEIVGVAGVAGNGQKELAEVLTGLRTWREGEIIFDGSPVKTASVRGAIDAGISHVPENRMKSGLAGRLGSVDNLLFKSYRSEEHSKFGILKAAKNRIWSQELVHKFDVRTPELDTPVQHLSGGNQQKLLFAREVTHQPKLMVAVHPTQGLDVGATAGVHELLMELRASGSGVLLISEDLDELLQLSDRILVIYNGAIIGEETHETAERERIGLMMAGIRSREESLV, encoded by the coding sequence ATGCAGGAATATTCGGTGGAAATGCGCGGAATTGTCAAACGTTTTGGTTCGGTTACCGCGAGCGACCAAGTCGATTTTTCGGCAAACGCGGGCGAGATACACGCGCTGCTTGGTGAGAACGGGGCGGGAAAAAGCACGGTCATGAGCATGCTGTCGGGCGTGTACAGAGCGGATGAGGGAGAGATTCTGATTCACGGTAAACCAGCCAAGATTCGTTCTCCCAAAGACGCGGGCTTGCTCGGAGTAGGCATGGTGTTTCAGAACTTCAGACTGGTGCAGACCTTGACGGCGGCGGAAAATATCGTGCTTGGCGAAAAATCGTCTTTCTGGCGCGGGAGAAACTGGATTAAAAACAAACATAAAGAAATTGAGGAGCTGGCGGAACGCTTCGGGCTGAAATTTCCGGTGGACCGTCCTATATGGCAGCTTTCCGTCGGAGAACAGCAGCGGGTGGAGATCGTCAAGACACTTTACCGCGGCGCTGACATTATCATCCTGGATGAGCCGACATCGGTGCTTACGCCCGGCGAGGTAGAAGGGCTGTTCAACACGCTGCGCCGGATGAAGCAGGAAGGAAAGACCGTAATCATGACCACGCATAAAATGAAGGAGGTCATGGCGTCCTCGGACCGCATTTCCGTTATGCGCAAAGGCAAAATGATCGCGACGCTGGCCACCAAGGATACCGACGAGCGCGAGCTTGCCCGCCTGATGGTCGGCAGAGAAGTCGTGATCGAGCGGCAGGAGCGCGAAGCCACACAAGGAGAAGATCTGCTTGACGTAAGAAACTTAAGCGTCTACGCCGATCACGGCCGCAAGGCACTGGATGGCTTGTCCCTGTCGGTAAGAAAGGGAGAAATCGTCGGGGTAGCCGGAGTAGCGGGCAACGGCCAGAAGGAATTGGCCGAGGTGCTGACCGGTCTTCGTACCTGGAGAGAAGGCGAGATTATCTTTGACGGAAGTCCGGTCAAGACCGCTTCGGTTCGCGGAGCGATTGATGCCGGTATTTCCCACGTACCCGAGAACCGCATGAAGAGCGGATTGGCGGGACGTTTGGGTTCGGTCGACAACCTGCTGTTCAAGTCGTACCGATCTGAAGAGCATTCGAAGTTCGGCATCCTGAAGGCGGCCAAGAACCGCATATGGTCCCAAGAACTGGTGCACAAATTCGATGTGAGAACGCCGGAGCTGGATACGCCAGTCCAGCATTTGTCCGGGGGCAACCAGCAGAAGCTGTTGTTCGCCCGGGAGGTTACCCACCAGCCGAAGCTGATGGTGGCCGTTCATCCGACGCAGGGTCTTGATGTCGGCGCGACGGCGGGAGTGCATGAGCTGCTTATGGAGCTTCGGGCTTCCGGGAGCGGCGTGCTGCTGATCTCGGAGGATCTGGATGAGCTGCTGCAGCTGTCGGACCGGATATTGGTCATTTATAACGGAGCAATCATTGGCGAGGAAACCCACGAGACGGCGGAGAGAGAAAGAATCGGCCTGATGATGGCGGGGATCCGCAGCAGAGAGGAGAGCTTGGTATGA
- the uraH gene encoding hydroxyisourate hydrolase, which translates to MSGRLTTHVLDLVQGIPASGVFLQLRRLENGESLLLREAVTNEDGRLVAPLLEDAEMKPGEYELLFHAGDYFRKKDQGTSGFLDLIPIRFHIGGEGGHYHVPLLLAPGGYSTYRGS; encoded by the coding sequence ATGAGCGGACGTTTGACCACACACGTGCTCGATCTGGTACAGGGGATTCCTGCCTCTGGGGTCTTCTTGCAGCTAAGGCGGCTGGAGAACGGAGAGAGTCTTCTGCTCCGCGAAGCGGTTACGAATGAGGATGGAAGGCTGGTTGCTCCTTTGCTGGAGGATGCGGAGATGAAGCCTGGCGAATATGAGCTTCTGTTCCACGCGGGAGATTATTTTCGGAAAAAGGATCAAGGCACCAGCGGTTTTCTCGATTTGATCCCGATCCGTTTCCATATCGGCGGCGAAGGCGGCCACTATCATGTTCCGCTTCTGCTTGCTCCCGGAGGATACAGCACCTATCGCGGAAGCTGA
- a CDS encoding ABC transporter permease, with the protein MSQEKASGRALPGLVKKTSGGRLPWRLEYDPSRIRTPWWTPFISVALALLLCAVFIYANGMNPVTVYLKMFKGAFGTSFGITETLVKAIPLLLCGLGIAVAYRISVWNIGAEGQLTVGAMAATAVTIYFPNLPGFWSILLMLIFGVAAGAFWGLLTAIPKTHFGVNELITSLMLNYVALLALDYVVFGPWKDPKGFNMPGSPMFTAAQSLPVLGSTRLHIGLILALVAVVIYYLMIRFTRWGYELRLIGANPTAARYAGIHISRHIIIVMLISGGLAGLAGMAEVSGVSHKLMQGISPGYGYTAIIVAWLAKLNPLGLVVTSVLFGGLIVGGFSVQTIGLPSSISEMLQGAILFFLIAGDMVARFRIRRGA; encoded by the coding sequence ATGAGCCAGGAAAAGGCAAGCGGAAGGGCGCTTCCGGGACTTGTAAAAAAAACTTCCGGAGGTCGGCTGCCCTGGCGGCTGGAATATGATCCGTCCCGCATCCGCACGCCGTGGTGGACGCCGTTCATATCGGTGGCGCTGGCGCTTTTACTGTGCGCGGTCTTTATCTATGCCAACGGTATGAATCCGGTAACCGTCTACTTGAAAATGTTCAAGGGGGCCTTCGGAACCTCCTTCGGCATCACCGAAACTCTCGTTAAAGCCATTCCCCTGCTGTTGTGCGGTCTCGGTATCGCCGTGGCCTACCGGATATCGGTTTGGAATATCGGAGCCGAGGGCCAGTTGACGGTCGGCGCGATGGCTGCGACTGCGGTTACCATTTATTTTCCGAATCTGCCCGGCTTTTGGTCAATTCTGCTGATGCTGATCTTCGGCGTTGCCGCCGGCGCTTTCTGGGGGCTGCTCACAGCCATTCCGAAGACGCATTTCGGGGTGAACGAGCTGATCACCTCGCTCATGCTCAACTATGTGGCATTGCTGGCCCTTGATTATGTCGTATTCGGACCGTGGAAAGATCCTAAAGGCTTCAACATGCCAGGCTCTCCGATGTTCACCGCCGCGCAATCGCTGCCTGTACTCGGATCGACACGGCTGCATATCGGTTTAATTTTAGCGCTGGTTGCGGTTGTCATTTATTACTTGATGATCCGTTTTACGCGCTGGGGCTACGAGCTTCGTCTGATCGGAGCGAACCCGACCGCTGCCCGGTACGCCGGGATTCACATTTCACGCCATATTATCATCGTTATGCTGATCAGCGGAGGACTTGCCGGTCTTGCGGGGATGGCCGAAGTATCGGGAGTTAGCCATAAACTGATGCAGGGCATTTCGCCGGGCTACGGCTATACCGCCATTATCGTGGCATGGCTCGCCAAGCTGAATCCGCTCGGGCTTGTTGTCACTTCGGTGCTGTTCGGCGGATTGATCGTCGGCGGCTTCAGCGTTCAGACCATCGGTCTGCCATCGTCCATTTCGGAAATGCTGCAGGGCGCGATCCTGTTTTTCCTGATTGCCGGCGATATGGTTGCCCGCTTCCGCATTCGCCGGGGAGCGTAG
- a CDS encoding ABC transporter permease, whose amino-acid sequence MDFVTQLLIAAITAGTPLLLATLGGILNERAGIIQLGAEGLMLMGAVSTCIVFIRTENLGLALLASVGVTALLGLVHAFLSITLRANQTMSGLAMTLFGSGFSAYLGKSISGNPLPGKLPRLHLDFLNPIPVIGPIFGNLDVLTWLSFALVIVLHLLIHRTSFGLHLRAVGDSPATADVMGVHVRLIRYGYVTVGAMLIGLAGADMVLTVAPTWNEGLTAGRGWIAVGLVIFARWNPVRALLCAYFFGALDSLGFRMQLLGSAIPPYFLKMIPYIVTILVLMYLGYRNRNKPSGTPESLGVPYVREQRF is encoded by the coding sequence ATGGATTTTGTCACACAGTTATTGATCGCCGCCATTACCGCGGGTACGCCTCTGCTATTGGCGACGCTTGGAGGCATATTAAACGAACGCGCCGGCATTATTCAGCTCGGAGCCGAGGGTCTGATGCTGATGGGAGCGGTCTCGACCTGCATTGTGTTTATTCGCACCGAAAATCTCGGACTCGCGCTGCTCGCATCCGTTGGAGTAACGGCGCTGCTGGGTCTGGTTCATGCCTTCCTGAGCATTACGCTCCGGGCCAACCAGACGATGTCTGGTCTTGCAATGACACTGTTCGGCAGCGGCTTTAGCGCTTATCTTGGCAAGTCGATCAGCGGCAACCCGCTGCCCGGCAAGTTGCCGAGGCTGCATCTGGACTTTTTGAATCCGATTCCGGTGATTGGCCCTATTTTTGGTAATTTGGACGTTTTGACCTGGTTAAGCTTCGCGCTTGTTATTGTGCTTCATCTGCTCATTCACCGCACCTCCTTCGGGCTGCACCTGCGGGCGGTCGGAGACAGTCCGGCCACCGCGGATGTCATGGGCGTCCACGTCCGGCTGATCCGTTACGGGTATGTTACCGTCGGAGCCATGCTGATTGGCCTTGCGGGAGCGGATATGGTCCTGACCGTCGCTCCGACCTGGAATGAAGGGCTGACGGCAGGCAGAGGCTGGATCGCGGTTGGTCTCGTGATTTTTGCCCGGTGGAATCCGGTAAGAGCGCTGCTATGCGCCTACTTCTTCGGAGCGCTGGATTCACTCGGTTTCCGCATGCAGCTGCTCGGCAGCGCCATTCCGCCTTATTTCCTGAAAATGATCCCGTATATCGTAACGATTCTTGTCCTGATGTATTTGGGATACCGCAATCGCAACAAGCCTTCCGGCACGCCGGAATCGCTGGGTGTTCCTTACGTTCGGGAGCAGCGGTTCTAG
- the pucD gene encoding xanthine dehydrogenase subunit D, translating to MLLSRESSGGRWRTRPDGMEKVTGTLQYLTDMSAEGMLVGRVLRSHQVHARILALRTEKAAAVPGVHAVITHEDVPGLNGFGIALPHQPVFCEDRVRYTGDAIAAVAADSDEIAEYALSLIEVDYELLPVITDPEEAMKEDAVLLHPEGNVLHHTEYRKGNLSEAFAKCAYVTEETYFTPRQMHTYMETEGGLFIPEDYGRLTVYSATQHGLMDRKQLSRILEMPEESIRVVSSPIGGSFGGKDELNVQPYGALLALRTGKPVRLHNSRAESVRAGLKRHPMKITMKTGCDKDGRLLAHQVRIVSDTGAYATLGTEVLNFATEHVMGPYLIEHMDVEGFCVYTNNGVSGEFRGFGGNQAIFAVEGQIDRLAEAAGIDPWEMRLRNLRRYGDPGPLGQPIVQTHGAMQVWEALAAASLMAERKNGPGRDARDPWTVTGVGAAIAMHGAGLGKGIPDPAGGRLCLALDGKIEAVFGYEEFGQGLIATMEQMLIEQYGFGADDLRIIIGDTDVVPDSGSSTASRATSMMWMALRRLHPDFTARLAEAAESASGVSGLTAGPGGMWKGSKLILSYTDLARTLNEPIVCETVFDYPTTSLERVGAHFLYTYSAIAVKVEVNLLTGCARVVDQYHAVAAGPVANPQGYLGQIEGGSSMAVGFTLTEDALMNEGSYVTKNLDTYIIPTIADMSGVQVEAIEDLPDHDTYGPRGVGEIGSVNLAPAVASAIFQAVGKRVTRLPIEPEFLQETPFIPQKAVNANVG from the coding sequence ATGCTGCTAAGCAGAGAATCCAGCGGGGGCCGGTGGAGAACACGGCCCGACGGAATGGAAAAAGTCACCGGCACACTGCAGTATTTAACCGATATGAGCGCAGAAGGCATGCTGGTCGGCAGAGTTCTTCGCAGCCATCAGGTTCATGCCCGGATTCTGGCTCTGCGCACGGAGAAGGCGGCCGCCGTACCGGGCGTGCATGCCGTAATCACGCATGAGGATGTTCCCGGCTTGAACGGCTTCGGCATCGCCCTTCCGCATCAGCCGGTATTCTGTGAAGACCGGGTCCGGTACACCGGCGATGCGATCGCTGCGGTAGCCGCAGACAGCGACGAAATTGCAGAATATGCGCTGTCTCTGATCGAGGTGGATTACGAGCTGCTTCCTGTTATTACAGACCCTGAGGAAGCCATGAAAGAGGATGCTGTCCTGCTGCATCCCGAAGGCAATGTGCTGCATCATACCGAATACCGTAAAGGCAATCTGTCCGAAGCTTTTGCGAAGTGCGCCTATGTGACGGAGGAGACATATTTTACGCCCCGTCAAATGCATACGTATATGGAAACCGAAGGCGGACTCTTTATTCCTGAAGACTATGGCCGCCTGACCGTATACTCGGCCACGCAGCACGGCCTGATGGACCGCAAGCAGTTGTCCCGGATTCTGGAGATGCCGGAGGAGAGCATCCGCGTCGTATCGAGTCCGATCGGGGGATCGTTCGGAGGCAAAGACGAGCTGAACGTTCAGCCATACGGCGCTCTTCTGGCGCTTCGCACGGGCAAGCCGGTACGGCTGCATAATTCCCGCGCCGAATCCGTCCGGGCGGGGCTCAAGCGCCACCCCATGAAGATCACCATGAAGACCGGCTGCGACAAGGACGGCCGGCTGCTGGCCCATCAGGTAAGGATTGTCTCGGACACCGGGGCCTACGCCACGCTTGGAACCGAGGTGCTGAATTTCGCTACGGAGCATGTGATGGGTCCTTACCTGATTGAACATATGGACGTCGAAGGCTTCTGCGTCTATACAAACAATGGCGTTTCCGGCGAATTCCGCGGATTTGGCGGGAATCAGGCCATCTTCGCCGTTGAAGGACAGATCGACCGGCTGGCTGAAGCTGCGGGCATCGATCCGTGGGAAATGCGTCTACGGAATCTAAGGAGATACGGCGATCCCGGACCGCTGGGGCAGCCAATCGTCCAGACGCACGGAGCCATGCAGGTATGGGAGGCGCTGGCCGCCGCTTCGCTGATGGCGGAGAGAAAGAACGGGCCGGGCCGGGACGCCAGGGACCCTTGGACGGTAACCGGCGTCGGTGCGGCCATCGCCATGCACGGAGCCGGGCTCGGCAAGGGGATTCCCGATCCGGCCGGGGGCAGGCTCTGCCTGGCGCTTGACGGCAAAATCGAGGCCGTATTCGGCTACGAGGAGTTCGGCCAAGGGCTAATCGCCACGATGGAGCAGATGCTGATCGAGCAGTACGGATTTGGCGCCGATGATTTGAGGATCATTATCGGCGATACCGATGTCGTGCCCGACAGCGGTTCAAGCACGGCGTCCAGAGCGACCAGCATGATGTGGATGGCGCTGCGCAGGCTGCACCCCGATTTTACCGCCCGGCTGGCGGAAGCGGCCGAATCGGCTTCCGGCGTAAGCGGCCTGACTGCGGGACCCGGAGGAATGTGGAAAGGAAGCAAGCTGATCCTATCCTACACTGATCTTGCCCGTACTCTGAATGAACCTATTGTGTGCGAAACCGTGTTCGATTATCCAACAACGTCTCTTGAACGGGTGGGCGCCCATTTTCTCTATACGTACTCGGCGATTGCGGTTAAAGTTGAGGTTAATCTGCTGACAGGCTGTGCGCGGGTCGTTGACCAGTATCATGCGGTTGCCGCCGGGCCGGTTGCCAATCCGCAAGGGTATTTGGGGCAAATCGAGGGCGGCAGCAGCATGGCTGTCGGCTTCACGCTAACGGAGGATGCCTTGATGAACGAGGGCTCCTATGTTACAAAGAATCTGGATACGTACATTATTCCGACGATTGCCGATATGAGCGGCGTTCAGGTGGAGGCGATCGAGGATTTGCCGGATCATGATACTTACGGCCCCCGCGGCGTAGGTGAAATCGGCTCGGTGAATCTGGCTCCCGCAGTCGCTTCTGCCATCTTCCAGGCGGTAGGCAAGCGGGTGACCCGGCTGCCGATTGAGCCCGAATTTCTGCAGGAAACTCCGTTTATACCACAGAAGGCGGTGAATGCGAATGTTGGATAA